One stretch of Pseudoxanthomonas sp. Root65 DNA includes these proteins:
- the rplT gene encoding 50S ribosomal protein L20 has protein sequence MARVKRGVTARRRHKKVLHLAKGYYNARRKVFRVAKQAVIKAGQYAYIGRKQKKRNFRSLWITRINAAARINGLSYSRFMNGLLKAGITLDRKVLADIAVHDATGFAALAEKAKGALAA, from the coding sequence ATGGCACGAGTTAAGCGTGGCGTGACGGCGCGTCGCCGTCACAAGAAGGTCCTCCACCTGGCCAAGGGCTACTACAACGCCCGTCGCAAGGTGTTCCGCGTCGCCAAGCAGGCGGTCATCAAGGCGGGTCAGTACGCCTACATCGGCCGCAAGCAGAAGAAGCGCAATTTCCGTTCGCTGTGGATCACCCGCATCAATGCGGCGGCCCGCATCAACGGCCTGAGCTACAGCCGTTTCATGAACGGCCTGCTGAAGGCTGGCATCACTCTGGACCGCAAGGTGCTGGCGGACATCGCCGTGCACGACGCGACCGGTTTTGCGGCCCTGGCTGAAAAGGCGAAGGGCGCACTCGCGGCGTAA
- the infC gene encoding translation initiation factor IF-3 produces MSTPDNKQNRKNHEIRVPRVRVIGSDGEMIGVLSRDEALAKAEEEGLDLVEIQPNAEPPVCKIMDFGKFKFEMQKKANEAKKKTKQVEIKELKFRPVTDEGDYQIKMRNIRRFLEEGDKVKVNIRFRGREMSHQELGREMAARIEAELGDEIVIESRPRLEGRQMVMMIAPKKK; encoded by the coding sequence ATCAGCACCCCTGACAACAAGCAAAACCGCAAGAACCACGAGATCCGCGTGCCGCGGGTGCGCGTGATCGGTTCCGATGGCGAGATGATCGGCGTGCTCTCGCGCGACGAGGCGTTGGCGAAAGCCGAAGAAGAGGGCCTGGACCTGGTCGAGATCCAGCCCAACGCCGAGCCGCCCGTCTGCAAGATCATGGACTTCGGCAAGTTCAAGTTCGAGATGCAGAAAAAGGCCAACGAGGCCAAGAAGAAGACCAAGCAGGTCGAGATCAAGGAACTGAAGTTCCGTCCCGTCACCGACGAGGGCGACTACCAGATCAAGATGCGCAACATCCGCCGCTTCCTGGAAGAAGGCGACAAGGTCAAGGTCAACATCCGCTTCCGTGGCCGCGAAATGAGCCACCAGGAACTGGGCCGCGAGATGGCCGCGCGCATCGAGGCCGAGTTGGGCGACGAGATCGTCATCGAGTCGCGCCCGCGCCTGGAAGGTCGCCAGATGGTCATGATGATCGCCCCTAAAAAGAAGTGA
- the rpmI gene encoding 50S ribosomal protein L35, translating into MPKIKTHRAAAKRFRKTASGKFKAGHANRSHILTKKATKRKRGLRATNIIRAEDSGRLNRMLPYL; encoded by the coding sequence ATGCCCAAGATCAAGACCCACCGGGCGGCGGCGAAGCGTTTTCGCAAGACCGCATCCGGCAAGTTCAAGGCTGGCCACGCCAACCGTAGCCACATCCTCACCAAGAAAGCGACCAAGCGTAAGCGCGGCCTGCGTGCGACGAATATCATTCGCGCCGAGGACAGCGGCCGTTTGAACCGCATGCTTCCCTACCTCTGA